From the Labrys wisconsinensis genome, the window GCCGTCCTGCCGCAGTGCGGCAAGCATGTGCGCACGGCATGGCGGGCATGACGAAGTCGGGACGTCAGGTCAGGGCCCATAAGCAAAAAGCCAGCCCGAAGGCTGGCTTTTTGGGTCCGCCGGACTGGCGAGAGAGACGGGACTTGAACCCGCGACCTTCGGCGTGACAGGCCGACGCTCTAACCAACTGAGCTACTCCCCCGCGCGGCCGATGAACGAACCGTCGTCGGCGGTGCGGGGTGATTACGGCCCGCACGCCGGGGTGTCAAGCGCAAAGCTCGGCGAAATTCATTCCGCCGACCACTTCTCGACGCCGATCTTGTCCTTGCCGAAATAGGTCCACACGCCCTCCCAGCCCGACCCCTTGCGGGCGAAGGCGGCGATGCCGGGCGAGCCGCCGCCGGCGTCGTAGCCGACGGCCAGGAAATCGTCGTTGCCGATGGCCGTGCCGGTATAGGTCTGCTCGCCGATCTTCCACACCACCTGGAACGTATCGCCGTTCTTGGAGACCACGGCCGTGCCCTTATAGGCCCCCTCCCCGCCGGGATTGGCGCCCTCGACATTGTAGCTGCCGGACGGATCGGCCCAGGCCGAGCCGGCGCTCAGGGCGAGCGCGATGAAAGCGGCGGTGATGGTGCGTTTCATGGATTTCCTCCCCCTTCATGGGTGGAGGCATGAGAGCGCCGCCCCGGCGAGGCGGTCAAGGCGACCCCAGGGCCGTGGGGTCATGCCACCAAAAAAAGTCAGGGAGCGATTCGGTCGCAAACGTTTGCGATTCGATTCGCCTGCGTGAATCAGCCCCGGCCCCTCAGGCTCTCATAGGCGCGCACCGGCCAGGACACCGCGCTCGGGATCTCGTCCGCCACGCTGGCGACGAGGCGCGAGGCGGGCACGCTGTCCCACTGCTCGCCGACGATCGGCGAGAGCTGCACGGCAACTCCGGTGAGGTAGACGATCATCAGACTTGAAAACAGCCAGCGCATGGCGCCCTCCATCGGTGATGAGGCATGGGACCATTGTCGCGGCTCCCGGCTCCGTGCCGGACGTCACACCGCCGGCTGCCGGCGGCCGGCGCGGGCGGCGGGGTAGAGCAAGGCCCGGTCGAGGGGGACGCCGGACGGTCCGACGCGGCGCTTGGAGCCCACCACCTGGAACACGTTGAGGGTGCCGCGCTCGAAGGCGATGGCGCAGATCGAGAGGTAGAGGTACCACAGCCGCGTCCGCGGCCAGCCGACCTCGGCCGCCGCGGCCTCGCGCCTGTCATAGAGCCGCCGCGCCCAGTGCTCGCAGGTGAGCTGGAAATGCTCGCGCAGCGCCTCGACGTCGAGGACCTCGAAGCCGTGACGCTCGAGATTGGTGACGGTCATGCCGATATAGTCGAGCTCGCCGCCGGGAAAGATGAAGCGGGTGCCGAACCGGGTGTAGACGGTCATCTTCCGGAATCGCGAAATGTCCGGCGTGACGCGCCGGGTGCTCGCCTGCCCGAAATAGAGGCCGCGCGGCCGCAGCAGGGCACGCATGCGCTTGTAATGGGCGTCGTGGTTGTCGAGGCCGAGATGCTCGATCATCTCGACCTGGGCGATCTTGTCGAAGGCGCCGGGCTCGTCGACCGTCCGGCAATCCCGCAGCTCGACCGTGACGCGGTCCTTCAGGCCGAGCCGGTCGATCTTGGCGGTGACGTAGTCGAACTGCGCCTGGGACAGGGTGGTGCCGAAGGCATGCACGCCATAGGTCTGCGCGGCGTGGCAGAGCAGGGATCCCCAGCCGCAGCCGAGGTCGAACAGGCGCTCGCCCGGCTGCAGGCGCAGCTTGCGGCAGATCAGATCGAGCTTGGCCTTCTGGGCCTCGTCCAGCGTCGTGTCGGGCCGTTCGAAATAGGCGCTGGAATAGACCATCTCCGGATCGAGGAAGAGCGCGTAGAACGCATTGGACACGTCATAGTGGAACCGGATCAGGTCCGTGTCCGGGCGGCCGTCATCGCTGCGGCTCGCCACCTCATTCTTGTATTCCAGGCCGCTCTCCGACAGCTTGCCGCGGTGCAGCAGGATCGGAAGCGCCGCCTTCAGCAGCGCGACCTTGTTCACCTTGCGCGGCAGGGCCCGGAATTGCGTGGGGTCGATGCGCTGCATCGCCTCGATCAGGTCGGGGCCACGGACGTCGATCTCGCCGATGGCGAACAATTCGGCGATCGTCGAGATGCTCGGCTTAAGGAGAAGCCGCTTCATGGCGGCGGCGGAGCCGATCACCAGTCGCACGTCGTCGAGGCCCCCTGCCCCGATCGGCAGGACATCGCCGTTCCACAGCTCGACCGCCAGGTCGGCATCGAGGTGGCGGGCGAGCTCGGCCACGACCCGGCGGGCGGCCGTGACCTGACGCTGACCAGCCATCGTCATGGTTCCCCCTCAGCTACGAAGCGCGGCGCGGGCTACGTGCGATCGATCGAAGTCATGGAATCCCACGGAGCCGAAGACATCACGGCCCGTCAAGTCCCGTGTGGGCTCAATCCGGCTGCGTCGCAGCGCCGTTTCCGCTCGTGTAGGCGATGGACGTGCCGAATGCCATCGCTTTCTCGCGCCCGGCGTGCCTCGCAAAGACGCCGATGTCGCCTCGATTGGAACGAAATTGCGTGGTGTAGGTTCTCATTCGAAGAGACACCGATCCACCCTGACGCATCATGGTCTACGTCATCATCATCGCCGCAGTCATCGCAGCCTATCTGGCGCTGCAATGGCTCATCACGCCCCTCGACAGCTATCTCAGCGCCCGGGTCTGGCGCAACGCGGTCAAGTCCGGCA encodes:
- a CDS encoding SAM-dependent methyltransferase: MAGQRQVTAARRVVAELARHLDADLAVELWNGDVLPIGAGGLDDVRLVIGSAAAMKRLLLKPSISTIAELFAIGEIDVRGPDLIEAMQRIDPTQFRALPRKVNKVALLKAALPILLHRGKLSESGLEYKNEVASRSDDGRPDTDLIRFHYDVSNAFYALFLDPEMVYSSAYFERPDTTLDEAQKAKLDLICRKLRLQPGERLFDLGCGWGSLLCHAAQTYGVHAFGTTLSQAQFDYVTAKIDRLGLKDRVTVELRDCRTVDEPGAFDKIAQVEMIEHLGLDNHDAHYKRMRALLRPRGLYFGQASTRRVTPDISRFRKMTVYTRFGTRFIFPGGELDYIGMTVTNLERHGFEVLDVEALREHFQLTCEHWARRLYDRREAAAAEVGWPRTRLWYLYLSICAIAFERGTLNVFQVVGSKRRVGPSGVPLDRALLYPAARAGRRQPAV